Proteins encoded together in one Bactrocera neohumeralis isolate Rockhampton chromosome 4, APGP_CSIRO_Bneo_wtdbg2-racon-allhic-juicebox.fasta_v2, whole genome shotgun sequence window:
- the LOC126757645 gene encoding uncharacterized protein LOC126757645, producing the protein MENCKNNNQPTTTLQQQHKHQHGASVSTVKMNSNSNCATPVHSEPRGSFFEYTPPIADASTDNDDISSNKSTPYYTPLEFIHGTFEFPSPTKLEHMEDIVELHCSSPPAAEQTEIVLQRKTPTPTHVATSRSLAGARQQLSSSTSPVVSRKLRRFSLYERRSCSPQQLLIKNAVSASMDSSTECVSAMADKENAKPLYRSGMAMTERRDPHLRSNSGNSSPIALLEADAVSPKILDAGGSSSSTRLPCSPKLLASLNNLNLTGSPLGVISSAGYKNGNYFKFPEIDQVVHDQSGPDPPTEDTSPCVCDNQQTRNSRQRNNGSSKERQKSVSTNSNSNTCLNKNCQESRNDPSTTSTSTKQSAIHSTAADGKKNRKNKNNLTIKITDVPCTIMGPSAIVPTSPSPSSKPKTPTIKSTKEKALSLDSAAKDSELTIIVSSGGRNNSHASCDEIDAQTLRRGYLPLQQFMPRSVSGARFERISGDRSLRIPSAAASNRSTSLSQLALLGDGMLTTHAHLQTQSLCPSSTTSSLKTPLSGSSFPRTPRRRLPGGSSASSNASTEWLAVYHRNRNSADAYASIGGESELSEHPQVDADTVVVLPEGTDNGGRTGNNNTLLTAPYAPGTATLALTPHRGIHKHNAMLHASNTNLKTLPEFLTLVEFSTTTNASSAHQPHKQKSMELPSATMRPKPISSASSTNLLQRRGSNHSLTLNLHGSCSNLLGNCRSGLSVSNYSLGPAVSNSTINLNSKSSCNIDLSGAPIITQPHAHATPTQGAKQSLFRRRGSNQSLTLTSLTAASCGNLNSYASQHSLNKVTRTSSFITQTQNTTSNATTKRGLLERRGSNQSLTLNMGSSFGGIGTERQVHASSSLFLGDTCVEESDMSALHSKSSCCAPPTPHRRFFSSESLNRGSTPFADLNQAHRRNAKQVCFGSVSDLKPSASMLLDCAVNGGAGAGTGSQQQLGEVRRDSFNFQDSTVCSCTGVRNIMTRPLSPQSTSEEFKIYLANIQMLQNASNALNQLDLIKLNYIFDNTYASHNKGLAEQAVPMLSVRANKEAETPPGTRVTTSEDCEVAERYLAAVQSVLTTVRPDDDEQKRIFCDLHKEFWDLPLNHQEKPMVFGSQAKNRYKTILPNENSRVLLEKEGKQLAELAEDIREEHADLAEHISRQLHISDEVPYINANYIKGPDYTSKCYMATQGPLPNTIFEFWLMVYQNTRRYFQTTDNKAGTIQYYQKVIMLTNFAENNRQKCAVYFPIELNEIFITTSWHEVVTPTAAAADFFNAYLLPNESTPPPLNLADGGTEPEPHIGIEYYQAEVSEELQPFLPSTRGNYFVIKNIGIVRKNGFSIRKLVILYCINIGANTKESSAGNRNTILLINRLYCYHYWYPDWPDHRSPRDINTLLDICLHILNLGKCESEFDSFEIDEDDDVISVLQPQTTHASHIAAQPVDLYQQDIFNAMQPLPVIHCSAGIGRTGCLTAILNAVRQLRQSFAYSLTTMAAEARKKQESCVGAGGELTTQTLLSPVDFALPTRFVTEAQRAITTPNGVIDTESSFTRNTLYYINYILRHRHQQQSDDEEHKDNDELDGVTSEAESLPWPLPTINDLPKIPDIFVDVLGIVCNLRLQRGGMVQNSEQYELIHRAICLYLKRTFALKRF; encoded by the exons ATGGAGAATTGTAAAAACAACAatcaaccaacaacaacgttgCAGCAGCAACATAAGCATCAACATGGAGCTTCTGTTTCTACTGTAAAAATGAATAGTAATAGTAATTGCGCGACGCCAGTTCACTCAGAGCCACGTGGATCCTTTTTTGAATATACACCGCCTATAGCCGATGCGTCAACGGATAATGATGATATTAGTAGCAATAAAAGCACGCCCTATTACACGCCTTTGGAATTTATCCATGGTACCTTCGAGTTTCCGTCGCCCACAAAATTGGAACACATGGAAGACATAGTTGAGTTGCATTGTTCGTCGCCACCTGCGGCCGAACAAACGGAAATTGTTTTACAAAGAAAAACTCCTACACCGACTCATGTCGCTACGTCACGTTCTTTAGCAGGAGCCAGGCAACAGTTATCCAGCAGTACATCGCCGGTTGTGTCGCGGAAATTAAGACGATTCTCACTATATGAAAGAAGATCGTGTTCACCACAgcagcttttaataaaaaatgcggTCTCCGCTTCAATGGATAGCAGCACGGAATGTGTGTCCGCAATGGCGGATAAAGAGAATGCTAAACCTTTGTATAGATCAGGAATGGCTATGACTGAAAGGAGAGATCCACATTTACGTTCAAATAGTGGCAATAGTTCTCCTATAGCGCTTTTGGAAGCTGATGCTGTTTCACCAAAGATACTCGATGCTGGCGGAAGCAGCAGTAGCACTCGGCTGCCCTGTTCCCCCAAATTGTTGGCTTcgttaaataatttgaatttaacaGGTTCTCCGCTTGGCGTGATTAGTTCGGCGGGATATAAAAATGGCAACTACTTTAAATTTCCAGAGATTGATCAAGTGGTACATGATCAATCCGGTCCTGATCCACCAACTGAGGATACCTCCCCTTGTGTGTGTGACAATCAACAAACGCGAAACAGCAGACAACGGAACAATGGGTCCAGCAAAGAACGCCAAAAGTCAGTTTCCACTAATAGCAATTCAAATACATGTTTGAATAAGAATTGCCAGGAATCGCGCAACGATCCATCGACAACATCAACGTCCACCAAACAAAGTGCAATACATTCAACTGCAGCTGACGGTAAGAAAAatcggaaaaataaaaataatttgactaTAAAAATTACGGATGTGCCCTGTACCATAATGGGACCAAGCGCGATCGTACCAACCTCTCCTTCTCCTTCATCCAAACCGAAAACACCAACAATCAAAAGCACGAAAGAGAAAGCACTGTCACTTGACTCAGCAGCAAAGGATTCAGAACTAACAATTATAGTTTCGTCTGGCGGGCGAAACAATTCCCACGCTAGTTGTGATGAGATTGACGCTCAAACGCTTCGCCGTGGCTATCTTCCGCTGCAACAATTTATGCCGCGTAGCGTTAGTGGCGCACGCTTCGAGCGAATCAGTGGTGATCGCTCTTTGCGAATTCCCTCGGCGGCCGCAAGCAATCGTTCCACCTCACTTTCGCAACTGGCACTACTAGGCGATGGTATGCTTACAACACATGCACATCTTCAAACCCAATCCCTATGTCCGAGTAGTACTACATCTTCATTAAAAACACCACTGAGTGGAAGTAGTTTTCCTCGGACACCGCGTCGCCGTTTACCAGGCGGTAGTAGCGCGAGTAGCAATGCATCTACCGAATGGTTGGCGGTCTATCATCGTAACCGAAACTCTGCGGACGCTTATGCTAGTATTGGAGGAGAATCTGAGTTGTCAGAACACCCGCAAGTCGATGCCGACACAGTGGTCGTTCTGCCGGAAGGTACCGACAATGGAGGAAGAACGGGCAATAACAACACTCTGTTGACAGCGCCTTACGCGCCTGGAACGGCAACGCTGGCTCTTACACCACATCGTGGGATCCATAAGCATAACGCCATGCTACACGCATCAAATACGAATTTAAAAACTCTTCCTGAATTCCTAACACTGGTCGAATTTTCTACAACGACGAATGCATCTAGTGCGCATCAACCGCATAAACAAAAGTCTATGGAGCTGCCCAGTGCTACGATGCGACCTAAACCGATATCATCAGCTTCTTCCACGAATTTGCTACAGCGTCGCGGCTCCAATCACAGCCTAACACTAAATCTGCACGGTTCGTGCAGTAACTTACTTGGTAATTGTCGCAGCGGCTTAAGTGTCTCTAACTATAGTCTTGGTCCCGCCGTCAGTAATTCCACAATAAACTTAAATTCGAAATCAAGTTGCAATATAGATTTAAGTGGTGCGCCCATTATAACACAGCCACATGCTCACGCTACTCCAACACAAGGTGCCAAACAGAGCCTTTTCCGACGACGTGGTTCTAATCAAAGTCTTACGCTAACAAGTCTAACAGCAGCCTCATGCGGAAATCTCAATTCCTACGCCAGCCAACATTCGCTAAATAAGGTTACACGCACTTCTTCGTTTATCACACAAACTCAGAACACCACGAGTAATGCTACGACAAAGCGTGGGCTTTTGGAAAGACGTGGCTCCAATCAGAGCCTCACACTTAATATGGGCAGTTCATTTGGCGGAATTGGCACCGAGAGACAAGTACACGCCAGCAGTAGCCTCTTTTTGGGTGACACTTGTGTCGAAGAATCCGATATGAGTGCATTGCATTCGAAGTCATCCTGCTGTGCACCACCCACACCGCATAGGAGATTTTTCAGTAGCGAAAGTCTGAATCGAGGCTCCACGCCCTTTGCAGATTTGAATCAAGCTCACCGACGAAACGCTAAGCAAGTTTGTTTTGGTTCCGTATCAGATCTGAAGCCAAGCGCCAGTATGTTGTTGGACTGTGCAGTTAACGGTGGCGCTGGCGCTGGTACTGGCAGTCAGCAACAGTTGGGGGAAGTGCGCCGTGATAGCTTCAATTTTCAGGATAGCACGGTGTGTTCTTGCACTGGTGTACGAAATATTATGACGCGTCCATTGTCTCCGCAGAGTACCAGTGAAGAGTTCAAAATCTACTTAGCCAATATACAGATGCTACAAAATGCTTCCAATGCCCTTAATCAGCTTGATTTAATTAAACTGAATTACATTTTCGACAACACCTATGCGTCGCATAACAAAGGATTAGCGGAACAAGCAGTGCCAATGCTAAGTGTGCGTGCCAATAAAGAGGCTGAAACACCGCCGGGCACCAGAGTTACTACTTCCGAAGACTGCGAAGTAGCTGAGCGCTATTTAGCAGCTGTGCAATCGGTGCTCACAACGGTACGACCAGACGATGATGAGCAAAAGCGAATCTTCTGCGACTTGCATAAGGAATTTTGGGATCTTCCATTGAATCACCAAGAGAAGCCGATGGTATTCGGCTCACAGGCCAAGAATCGCTACAAAACAATTTTACCAAATGAAAACTCGCGCGTGTTGCTGGAGAAAGAGGGGAAACAGCTGGCTGAATTGGCGGAAGATATTCGAGAAGAACATGCAGACTTAGCCGAGCACATATCACGGCAACTACACATATCCGACGAAGTTCCCTATATCAACGCAAATTACATAAAG GGTCCGGACTATACATCGAAATGTTATATGGCCACTCAGGGGCCCTTGCCGAACACGATATTCGAATTCTGGCTAATGGTATACCAGAATACTCGTCGATATTTTCAAACCACCGACAATAAGGCGGGTACGATACAATACTATCAAAAAGTCATAATGCTCACGAATTTCGCGGAAAACAATCGACAAAAATGTGCCGTTTATTTTCCCATCGAACTAAACGAAATATTCATAACGACCAGTTGGCACGAGGTCGTTACACCCACTGCGGCGGCAGCGGATTTTTTTAACGCATATTTGTTGCCAAACGAAAGCACTCCACCTCCGCTAAATTTGGCAGATGGCGGTACAGAGCCTGAACCTCACATCGGCATCGAATACTATCAGGCCGAAGTTAGTGAGGAACTGCAACCCTTTCTACCATCGACGCGTGGCAATTACTTCGTTATCAAAAACATTGGGATCGTGCGTAAGAACGGTTTCTCGATACGTAAGCTGGTCATTTTGTATTGCATCAACATCGGCGCTAATACTAAGGAATCTAGTGCTGGCAACCGCAACACAATCTTGCTAATCAATCGTTTGTACTGTTATCATTATTGGTATCCCGATTGGCCTGACCACCGCTCGCCACGCGACATCAATACATTGCTCGACATTTGTTTGCACATACTTAACCTCGGCAAGTGCGAGTCGGAATTTGATTCCTTCGAAATAGACGAGGACGATGACGTAATTTCGGTTCTCCAACCACAGACAACGCATGCTTCGCATATTGCAGCGCAACCGGTAGACTTGTATCAACAGGACATATTCAATGCTATGCAGCCACTGCCAGTTATACATTGCTCCGCAGGCATCGGACGCACTGGATGTCTGACAGCCATACTAAATGCTGTTCGCCAGCTACGACAATCATTCGCCTATTCGCTAACCACAATGGCCGCAGAGGCTCGGAAAAAGCAGGAAAGCTGCGTTGGCGCTGGTGGCGAATTAACCACACAAACGCTACTTAGCCCTGTTGACTTTGCATTACCTACCCGGTTCGTAACAGAGGCGCAGCGCGCTATTACAACGCCGAACGGTGTAATCGACACTGAGAGCAGTTTCACACGTAATACGCTCTACTACATCAATTACATACTGAGACATAGACATCAACAACAAAGTGATGATGAGGAGCATAAGGATAACGACGAACTAGATGGAGTAACATCTGAAGCGGAGTCGTTACCTTGGCCATTGCCAACTATAAATGATCTGCCAAAAATTCCCGACATTTTTGTCGATGTGTTGGGCATTGTCTGCAATCTGCGTCTCCAACGCGGTGGCATGGTACAAAATTCGGAGCAGTATGAATTAATCCATCGAGCTATATGTCTATATTTGAAGCGTACATTTGCGTTGAAGCGTTTCTAA